The Streptomyces sp. V3I7 genome segment CCATCACCGCCATCGCCGCCGCCGGTGACGTGACCTGCGCGACCGAGCCCGCCAGCGTCGCGCTCACCCCCTGCATCGTGAGCATGCCCGCCGAGTGCAGGCCGAGGGCGTGGCCGCTGAGCTCGTCCGGGGTCAGGGACATCAGGCGCTCCTGCTGGACGAGGCTTGCGCCGAAGCCGACCGAGGCGACGGCGATGCAGAACGCGGCGACCGGGAGCGGCGGGCGCATGGCGAGGGCGAGGTACGGCATGGCCAGCAGCAGGAGCAGCGGGGTGGTCAGCCGGGCGCGGAGGGAGGGCGGGAGCAGGCGGCCGACCGTCAGGTCGCCGGCCAGCATGCCCAGGGCCCCGCAGGCGAACAGCGTGCCGGCGGCGCCGGGGGCGTACGCCACGAAGAGGGACTCGCAGCCGACGACGAGGCCGTTGGGGATCCACAGCCCCAGGTAGGTCAGGCGGCGCGGGCGCGCGGACCACAGCAGCGCGTTGGTGCGCCAGGTCGCCGAGACCGAGAGGCGGCCCGCCGACCGGGGGCGGCGGTCGGTGAGGCCGAGGCGCAGGACCAGGGCGGCGGTGAGGTACAGCAGCGCCGACAGCAGCAGGGCGGTGCGCGCGGAGAGCAGGATGAGCAGGGCGCCGCCCGTCGCGTATCCGGTGATCTGCATGACCCCGACCATCATGTTGAACACCGAACGTCCCAGCAGATAGCCGCCCTTGGCGTCCTTGCCGAGGATCTCGTTCAGCAGTCCCCAGCGGACCCCGCCGCCCAGCGAGGCGACCAGGCCGAGGACGAGGATGAGGGCGAAGACGGCGCCGATCGGCAGGCCGGGCAGGGCGAGCACGGCCGTACCGGCCGCGAAGGCGAGCGCGATCCCGGCGAGCGCGGCCCGCGGTGGCAGCCGGTCGGAGCCCGACAACAGGACGGTGGCGCCCAGCACTTGGGCGAGCGAGGGGCCGAACATGCTGATCGCCGACAGCAGCGGCGAGCCGGTCGCCCGGTAGACGAGCGTGGCCAGGGCGAGTCCGCTCAGCGTCGAGGCGGCGGTCTGGGCGGCCGAGCCGAGGAAGAGGGGGGTGAACTCCGGGGTGCGGAAGAGACGCCGGTAGCCGGTGGTCGTGGTCATGTGCGGGAGTCTTCGGCGCACCGGCGTACGGCGGTTAGTGTTTCGCGTCCGCGCGAAACCTCGTGGGGACGACGGCCGCGGACGTCCGGAGGTCCCCTTGGGCTGGTGGCAGATCGACGCCGACACACTCGCCCGCAGCCGCTTCGTGCTCTCCCCGCTCGCCGAGACCTTCGCGAGCCTGAAGCTGCTGCACGCGGGCACGGGTACGCATCCCGGCGAAGAGGACTGGCTGCGCGCCCATCTGCCCGTGTACCGGGCGCGGTTGGCGGCCGATCCGGTCACCGCGCTGCTGCTGCGCGCGGGACTCGGCCGGGACTGGATCGCCGACTTCCTCACGCCCACGCCGAGGGACGGGGAGAGTTTCGAGGAGGCGCTCACCCGCGTGCGCTCGGCCTGTCCGGCCAGGGCGCGGGACCATCTGCGGGTCTCGCTGGGCGGCCCGCTGCCGTCCGCCCTGGAGCGCGACGACCTGCCCGAGCGCGCGGCCCGGC includes the following:
- a CDS encoding MFS transporter — translated: MTTTTGYRRLFRTPEFTPLFLGSAAQTAASTLSGLALATLVYRATGSPLLSAISMFGPSLAQVLGATVLLSGSDRLPPRAALAGIALAFAAGTAVLALPGLPIGAVFALILVLGLVASLGGGVRWGLLNEILGKDAKGGYLLGRSVFNMMVGVMQITGYATGGALLILLSARTALLLSALLYLTAALVLRLGLTDRRPRSAGRLSVSATWRTNALLWSARPRRLTYLGLWIPNGLVVGCESLFVAYAPGAAGTLFACGALGMLAGDLTVGRLLPPSLRARLTTPLLLLLAMPYLALAMRPPLPVAAFCIAVASVGFGASLVQQERLMSLTPDELSGHALGLHSAGMLTMQGVSATLAGSVAQVTSPAAAMAVMATASIAVTVALAVRNRGVRNAESEVGVVA